A DNA window from Mobula hypostoma chromosome 3, sMobHyp1.1, whole genome shotgun sequence contains the following coding sequences:
- the LOC134343389 gene encoding granzyme K-like, translated as MNPSLYNPLVLLIVIFLAPAYPGAKIIGGHEVKPHSRPYMASLQLHNGSRVYAAYCGGALITPKWVLTAAHCEISIASGQFLRAVLGGHSHSKYEKSEQRLRIIKQIPITKYNKRTKKDDIMLLQLKTAAKINQYVNVLNLPKGGITDMKSGTTCTVAGWGKTKIGNYSDTLQEVEVEVVDRRTCNSKDYYNHRPEITQDMICAGDRKGRADSCQGDSGGPLICDKMYTGIVSFGRGCANAKKPGVYTLLTKKYIDWIRSIIGLPLKDAEELY; from the exons ATCCCGGAGCTAAAATTATTGGAGGTCATGAAGTAAAACCGCATTCAAGACCTTATATGGCATCTCTCCAACTACATAATGGGAGCAGAGTGTATGCTGCCTATTGCGGAGGTGCTTTGATAACACCGAAATGGGTACTAACTGCAGCACACTGTGAAAT ATCAATTGCATCAGGCCAGTTTCTTCGAGCAGTTCTTGGAGGACATTCTCATTCAAAGTATGAGAAAAGTGAACAAAGACTGCGCATCATCAAACAGATTCCCATTACAAAATATAACAAGAGGACTAAGAAAGATGATATCATGCTCCTGCAA CTCAAGACTGCTGCAAAGATCAACCAGTACGTGAATGTACTCAACCTACCCAAAGGAGGAATCACTGACATGAAATCTGGAACAACGTGCACTGTGGCAGGATGGGGAAAAACAAAAATAGGCAATTACTCTGACACACTTCAAGAGGTGGAGGTCGAGGTAGTTGATCGGCGAACATGCAACAGCAAGGATTATTACAATCATAGACCTGAAATAACCCAGGACATGATCTGTGCTGGTGACAGAAAAGGCAGAGCAGATTCTTGTCAG ggtGATTCAGGCGGCCCTTTGATTTGCGACAAAATGTATACTGGGATTGTGTCCTTTGGCAGAGGATGTGCAAATGCCAAAAAGCCTGGGGTGTACACTTTACTAACAAAGAAATACATTGATTGGATTCGGTCTATAATCGGTTTACCGCTGAAGGACGCTGAAGAGCTGTACTGA